Part of the Nitrospirota bacterium genome, GACAACACCTTTCAGGCGGTCTTCGCCCAGGAGTTGAAGGAGGGGCTCAAGCACTACGAAAGCCGCATCCCGGTGGAAGTGCGGGGCCGGGGGAACTTCTTCCAGGACGCCATAGACGAGTTCATGGAGGAGAAGAGGCGGTCGCTGGGCATAGCGTAGAGGAGAAGGACGCTTTTCCCCGAGCAATTTCGAGCAAATTTCGTTAAAGCTCAGTAAAAAATCATTTAAGCCGCGTTTTGGTCTATCTCGCCTACTTTTTCTCTCCTCCGGCCCTTGCTCTCCTGCATGCAGTGCGTTATTATTAGCACTCATCGGGGAGGAGTGCTAACAATCTCTTAAACCTTATGCGAAAGGAGTGGAATCTCCATGAAGCTGAAGCCTCTCAAAGACAGAGTCGTGGTCAGTTACGCCGAGGAACCGGAGAAGACGTCCGGGGGAATCTATGTGCCGGACACCGCCAAGGAGCGTCCCCAGCAGGGTACGGTGGAGGCCGTGGGCTCCGAGGTCAAGGAAGTGAAGGTGGGCGACAAGGTCCTCTTTGACAAGTACACCGGCTCCAAGGTCAAGGTAGGGGACAGCGAGCAGCTCGTGGTAAAGGAAGAAGACATCCTTGCGATAGTCGAGGGATA contains:
- a CDS encoding co-chaperone GroES, with translation MKLKPLKDRVVVSYAEEPEKTSGGIYVPDTAKERPQQGTVEAVGSEVKEVKVGDKVLFDKYTGSKVKVGDSEQLVVKEEDILAIVEG